CAGCGGTCAGTTTGCTGAATTTGTGACGATCCCCTTCAGCGACACCGCGCAGGGACTTGTGTTGCAAAGCACGGACGGGGCGCAAGCAACGCGATCCGACGACTATCTGATTGCCGCCTTGCCCAAGCCAATCAAAGAAGAACCTGTTGCCGAGACGACGCCCGAAGCCCAGCAGAGCGCATCTGAGGACGCGCAGGAGCAGGTGGCCACAGTCGACGAGACCCAGCCCGATGCTGACGCTGCGGCAGACGTCTCGGAACCTGAAACGTCAGAGCCCGGGGCTGCGACAGTTGAAACTGCTGAACTGACCGATGAAGCCCCACAGCAGGATCAGCAGGTCGCCGTGCTGCGATCTGGCGAAGAGGGCGTTGAGCTGGTGCAGCCCCCGGTCGTGCGGGATACCCCACCCGAGCAGGTCGCACTGGACACGATCGGATATTCCGAAACGGGCGATGTGCAGCTGACAGGGCGCGTTCAGGATGGGACCGCCATTCGGTTGTACCTGAACAATCGTCTGGTCGCGGACCTTGCCCCGGAACAAGATGGATCCTGGCGCAGCGATCTGGAGGGAATTGACCCAGGCGTCTACACGCTCCGGGTAGATGCGGTAAACACGGACGGGACGGTCCTTAGCCGGGTCGAAACTCCGTTCAAACGCGAACCACTTGACGTTCTTCAGGCCGCAACGGGCACGGCTCAGGCAGATACGCCTCAAGCGACCCCTGCAATCCGGTCTGTCACGGTGCAGCAGGGCGACACGCTATGGGCCATCTCACGTGATCGATTTGGCGACGGGGTCTTATATGTGCGGCTGTTCGAAGCCAATCGTGACTTGATCCGCGATCCGGATCTGATCTATCCCGGGCAAATCTTTACAATCCCGGAATAATCAGCCCTTCTGGCCTTTTATGGGCAGAGGTCTAACTCTGACCGCAGACAAGGCACGTGATGAGACGCACATCTCCTAGGACTTCAGATGACATGGTGTCGGATGACGAACGCAGCTCGGGCTGGCGGACGATCCGCAAGGTTGCCCCCTATCTCTGGCCCGACGACGAGCCGTGGGTAAAGCGTCGCGTCGTCATAGCCATGGGTATGCTTGTTCTGGCCAAGGTGATCGCGGTTTATACGCCCATTCTGTACAAAGGCGCTGTTGACGCGCTGGCGGGCGAGGGTGTGCCGCCATTGGCGCTGGGCGCAGTTGGATTGACAGTGGCGTACGGCGTGGCGCGAATGATGACGGTGGGCTTTCAGCAATTGCGGGATGCCGCCTTTGCCCCCGTCGGACAACGCGCCTTAAGGGCGCTGGCGCTTGAGACGTTTCAACACATCCACAACCTATCGATGCGCTATCACGTGACGCGTCGCACTGGCGGGCTGAGCCGTATCATCGAACGGGGCGTCAAAGGGGTTGAGTTCCTGCTGCGGTTCCTGCTGTTCTCGATCGGGCCGCTTATTCTGGAGCTGCTGCTGGTCGCCATCATCCTGATGTGGCTGTTCAATGTCTGGTACCTGGTTGTCGTTGCCGTCACCATTGGTCTGTACATCTGGTTTACTTTTGCCGTGACCGAATGGCGCGTGAAGCTGCGGCGTGAGATGAACGATCAGGACACCGAGGCCAACCAGCGCGCCATCGACAGCTTGCTAAACTTTGAAACCGTCAAGTATTTCAACGCCGAAACCCGCGAGGCTGAACGGTACGACGTGTCGATGAAGGCCTATGCAGCGGCTGCGCTGAAGACGGCCTATTCATTGGCATTTCTGAACTTCGGACAATCCTTCCTGATCACCTGCGGCCTGATTGGTGTGATGGTTCTGGCCGCAATCGGGGTACAGAACGGCAACCTAACTGTGGGCGATTTTGTCATGGTCAACGCCTACATGATCCAGATTACCGTGCCGCTGAACTTTCTTGGTACGGTCTATCGGGAAATCCGGCAATCCTTGGTCGATATGGGGCAAATGTTCGACCTGCTTGAACAACCCGCCGAAGTCACAGACAAGGCCTGCGCGCCGAATCTGAAGGTAAACGGCGGCGAAGTCACGCTTGAGGACGTGCATTTTGGCTATGATCCCGAGCGTGAAATCCTCAAGGGCGTGTCCCTGACTGTCCCGGCTGGGAAAACCGTGGCCATTGTGGGGGCGACAGGGTCGGGTAAATCGACCATCGGGCGGCTCTTGTTCCGGTTCTACGACGTGACCAAAGGGGCGCTGAAGATCGATGGTCAGGACATTCGCGACGTGACCCAGACCAGCCTGCATGCCGCCATCGGTGTCGTCCCGCAAGACACGGTGCTGTTTAATGACACGATCCGCTACAACATTGCCTATGGCCGCGACGGTGCCACCATGGACGAGGTCGAAGCAGCGGCCAAGGCGGCGCAGATTCACGATTTTATTGCCTCATTGCCCGAAGGGTATGACACCAAGGTAGGCGAGCGTGGCCTGAAGCTTTCCGGTGGCGAAAAGCAACGTGTCGGAATAGCACGCACCTTGCTGAAGAACCCACCGATCCTGCTGTTGGACGAGGCGACCTCGGCGCTGGATACGGATACTGAGCAGGACATCAAAGATGCCCTGGCCCGAGCAGGTGAGGGGCGGACGGTGATCACCATCGCGCATCGTCTGAGCACCATCGCCGAGGCCGATCAGATTGTGGTTCTGGAGGCCGGAGAGATCATCGAACAGGGTTCGCATGATCAACTTCTGGCAAGGTCGGGTCGGTACGCTCAACTTTGGAACCGCCAGCAATCGGACGGTGAAGCGGCCTGAGGCTCTTTGAACATCGCGATATTTGATAGGCTGCGATGAGTGAAAAAGGTGGCTTCAATGATTGCCAGAATGAAAAAACGGCTGCTGCCGATTTTGATTGCGGTTTGTCTTCCTGTTGCCGTCGCAGCGGATCCCATCGTTGGGGTCTGGAAAACCGAGCCGGATCGAAAGAACCTGACCTCACACATCAAAATCTCGGCTTGTGGAGATAAATTCTGCGGCCAGATCCTTTCGGCCTATGACGCCTCGGGCAAAGAAGTCCAAACGCCAAACATTGGTAAAAAGCTGTTCTGGGATGTTGCCAGCGAAGGCAGTGGAAAATATGGCGGCGGAGAATTCTGGGTTCCGCTGATCAACGTAGACGCCGTGCCGCAAATGACATTGCAGGGTGACACGTTGTTGGTCAAAGGGTGCGAGCATGAGATTTGCGCGCATCAGACGTGGTCTCGTTTGTGATATCGGTCAAATGAAAAAGGACCGGAAAATCCGGTCCTTTGCTTTACTCAGCGGCCTTCAGTGGCGGTCCCGAAGGATGATCCGGCCGATCCGATCCGCTGTCCTGCTCCGGCCGTCCTGATTGCGATTCATCCTCCCACACAATCTCGGTTGCCTGCATTTGACGGGCAGAGCGGCCAATCGCCATATCCTGCGCAATCTGGCTAGACCTGCCAGCGGTCACGCGCGCCAGCAAACGGCTGAGCCACACCGCATAGGTTGTCACCCAAACCCGCAACGCCAGAAGCGATGGCGTCACGATCAGGGTCAGAACAGTGGCAATACCCAGACCAAATACCACCGCCGTCGCCAACTGCTTCCACCACAGGGCAGTGGGGCTGTCGATGGAATAGCCGCCATTGATAAAGTCCAGCGACAGTCCGAACATCATGGGCGTCAGACCTGCCATTGTCGTGAGGGTGGTCAGCAGAACCGGACGAATGCGCGATTCTGCGGTTCGAATGATCGCTTCGATCCGGGGCATGTACGTGCTGTATTCTTGATAGGTATCGATCAGAACGATGTTGTTGTTCACCACGATCCCCGCCAAAGCCACGATGCCTGTACCTGTCATGATGATCGAGAACGGCTGTTCCATCACGATCATGCCGATCAGAACCCCGGTGGTGGACAGAACAACCGCCAAAAGCACCAGCACCGAATTGTAGAACGAATTGAACTGGGCCAGTAGGATCACGAACATAAGCCCCAGCGCGCCCATGAAGGCGTTTACCAGGAAAGCGCCTGATTCTGCCTGTTCTTCCTGATCGCCCGTCCATTCCCAACTGATCGAATTGGAAAACGGACCCGTTTCAAGCCATTCGGTCAGAACCGCAATCCGTTCATTTGGGTTGATCAACGCGAACTGTGCGTCTCCGCTTTCAACCGTGCTGATGAGTTGATCCACGCTATCGGCGCCGGTCAATTGAACCAACTCGTAGGACTTTCCGCCCCCGCTGTTGAGGACCGTGCCGTTGGGGGTATAGCCTTCGGCAGCTTCCCGAACCACGGCAAGACGGACGAGTTCACCGTCGGGGCCTTCGGTCGTAACCTTGCTCAAACCTGGTTCAACGTCGGCTTTGACGTCATAGTACCGCTGCTGATCCACCCGGTTTATCTCGGCCAGTTTGGCCACGGGCTTACGACTTACGAAATTCGACAGTGGCACCAAACCGTCCGGGGTACGAACCTTGAGTGTGTCCAAAGTCGATAGCACGCGATCTTCTTCTGGCAGGCGGACGCGAATTTCAATCTCTTCATCATTGCTGTCCGGGCGCATCTCGCCCAGCAGAATGCCGCGTGTCACCAACTGCACCATGGCCCCAACCGTGGCCACGTCAGCTCCGAACCGACCGGCCTTGGCGACATCCACATCGATTTGCCAGTCGATGCCGGGCAGGGGCAAGGTGTCTTCGATCTTGATTAACCCTGGCGTGGTGTCGAACACCTCGCGCGCGTTGAGCGTCGCCGAGGTCAGATCCTCCCGCCCGTCACCCTTGATACGCAGATGCACGGGCTTGGCGGAGGCCGGGCCTTGTTCCAATGGCAGGATCTCGACAACGATGCCGGGGATCTCCGCCAGTTGCGCGTTGAGTTCATCAATGACGAAGTCGCCGTCAAATTCAGGCGCAACAAAGTGACGATCAAACAGGCCCCACAGAACAGATTCCGAGACGTTGGGACGGTCTTCCCAAGGAATGATCTCGAACTGAACACGGCCCACTGTATCGGCAGGTTCCTGAGCGCCCCCGTTGTTCTGGTTCAGGCCGCCTTCGCCTGCGAAAGAAAACACGTTGATCACGGCCGGGTGGGCCGCGATGACATCTTCTGCCGCCAAAACCATGCCATCTTTTTCCGCAAGCGAGATGTTCCCCCGCGCGCGGACATAGGCGGTGGCTTGTTCCGGTTCGCTTTCCACGAAAAATTCGACGCCTCTGGATTCCTGCGGGAACCAGACGAAGGCAACGGTGTAGACGGCAAAGAACACTGCGGCCAACGACACGATGGGCATGATCGGATTGCCGACAAGAAAGCGAACCACATGACCAAACGGCGTGTGTTCGTCGGCTGTATGAACGCGCTCTTCCACTTTGCGTTCGATCCTGGCCGCGCTCAGGGTCACGGATCCTGCAAAGGCCCCGAACAGGAACAGAAGCGCACCAGCGATTGAACCGCCGGGTAGCAGGTAATCCGGGTTCAGGGTCTGCATCGCGCCCAGAAAGATCATGTACAGCGAAGGAGGCACCAGCACAGCCCGCAGCCACCAAGGCGTACGCGCGCGCAACCAGATCGACGAGCGGTCGAAGACGCGGCTTAGCCGCCCTGACACACCGCCCATGACCGGCAGGTAAATCAGCGCCACGATCAGCGACGCCGACAGAACAAAGATCAGAGTAACGGGCAGCATTCCCATGAACTCACCCGGTACGCCGGGCCAGAACAGCATGGGCAGGAAGGCGCAAAGCGTTGTCGCAGTCGACGACACAATGGGCCAGAACATGCGCTGCGCCGCCTCAACATAGGCGTGCATTGGCCCGACGCCCTGCTTGATGCGTTTATCGGCATATTCCACGACGACGATGGCACCGTCCACCAGCATACCAACCGCCAGAATAAGACCGAACATCACGATATTCGAAATGCTGACGCCCATGACCGCAAGGAAGGCAAAGCACAGAAGGAATGAGGTGGGGATCGCGAAACCCACCAACAGTGCAGCCCGCGTGCCCAGCGAGGCCAGCACCACGATCATCACCAGTGCAATCGCGGTCAGAACCGAGCCTTCCAACTGGCTGACCATTGAACCCACTATGCGGCTCTGGTCGTTGGACGTGCCCAGATCGACGGCGGCCTGAAGTTCAGGTGGCCACTTTGTTTTGGCTTGCTCGATGGTCTCTTTGACCTGAGCAACTGTATCGATCAGGTTGAAGCCCTTACGCTTTACCACTTGCAGGGCAACAGTTGGTTCACCGTTGAACCGGGCCGTGCCGGCGCGGTCTTCGAAGGTGTAATTGATCTGCGCCAACTCACCCAAAGTTACAACCCGGTCGCCATTGACCTTGATCGGCAAGCCATAAACGTCCTGCGCGGTCTTGAACGATGACGGGATCTTGACCGAGAATGTACCCTGCGCGGTTTCAACCTCACCCGCTGCAATCAACTGGTTGTTGTTCCGAACCACATTGATCAGCTCATCTGCGGTGACGTTGTATGCCTCAAGCCGTAAGGGATCGATGACAACCTCGAGCATCTCGTCGCGATTACCTGCTATGCCAGCCTCAAGTACCGAATCCAGTGCCTCAAGCTCGTCCTGTAAGTCTTTGGCAACGCGGGCCATCGTGCGTTCAGGAACTGCGCCGGTCAGGTTAACGATGACGATGGGGAATTCGGAAAAGTTGATCTCGGTCAGCGAATACTGTTCCGCGCCTTCAGGGAAATCCGCTTGCGCCGAATTCATCGCGTCGCGGACGTCGGCCATGATCGCGGTTTTGTCCCAGCCGAAATCAAACTCCAGCGCGACCCCCGCATAGCCTTCGGCGGCGGTCGACGTCATTTCCTTGAGGCCATCGAGATCCGCCAGTTCGGTCTCCATCGGCTTGATCAGAAGATTTTCGGAGTCTTCCGCTGAAATGCCGGGAAACTGTACCGAGACGAACAGGGCAGGGATTTCAATATCCGGCTCACCCTCTTTCGGCAATGAGACATAGGCAAACCCGCCAATAACCAGCGAGATGGCGATAAACGCCAGGACCATGCGGGCTCGATGCGCGGCCCATGCGACAACACCCGTCATTGTGATGCTTCCCGATAGGTGGGTTTCACAGTGACGCCGCGGGTCACAAACTCTTGCCCGACCACGATGATGTCAGCCGTTTCCGGCAGCCCGCCGATCCAGACACCTTCTGCAGTGTCGCGCAGAATTTGGACGGGCTTGAAGTCGACAATGTTGCCTGCGCCTACCGTGCGAACCCCCAATTGACCCTCATTGCTGAGCGTCAGCGCGGACTGCGGCAGCAGATGCGCCTTGGCGCCTTCGGCGGCGATTTGAATGGTTGCGGTCTGGCCGTCACGGATGGTTAGATCCGGGTTGGGGACAGTGATCTCTACCTCGAATGTCCGCGTTGTCTCATCGGCCGAACGGCTTAGGAACGTCACCC
The genomic region above belongs to Ruegeria sp. HKCCD4315 and contains:
- a CDS encoding ABC transporter ATP-binding protein/permease; protein product: MVSDDERSSGWRTIRKVAPYLWPDDEPWVKRRVVIAMGMLVLAKVIAVYTPILYKGAVDALAGEGVPPLALGAVGLTVAYGVARMMTVGFQQLRDAAFAPVGQRALRALALETFQHIHNLSMRYHVTRRTGGLSRIIERGVKGVEFLLRFLLFSIGPLILELLLVAIILMWLFNVWYLVVVAVTIGLYIWFTFAVTEWRVKLRREMNDQDTEANQRAIDSLLNFETVKYFNAETREAERYDVSMKAYAAAALKTAYSLAFLNFGQSFLITCGLIGVMVLAAIGVQNGNLTVGDFVMVNAYMIQITVPLNFLGTVYREIRQSLVDMGQMFDLLEQPAEVTDKACAPNLKVNGGEVTLEDVHFGYDPEREILKGVSLTVPAGKTVAIVGATGSGKSTIGRLLFRFYDVTKGALKIDGQDIRDVTQTSLHAAIGVVPQDTVLFNDTIRYNIAYGRDGATMDEVEAAAKAAQIHDFIASLPEGYDTKVGERGLKLSGGEKQRVGIARTLLKNPPILLLDEATSALDTDTEQDIKDALARAGEGRTVITIAHRLSTIAEADQIVVLEAGEIIEQGSHDQLLARSGRYAQLWNRQQSDGEAA
- a CDS encoding efflux RND transporter permease subunit codes for the protein MTGVVAWAAHRARMVLAFIAISLVIGGFAYVSLPKEGEPDIEIPALFVSVQFPGISAEDSENLLIKPMETELADLDGLKEMTSTAAEGYAGVALEFDFGWDKTAIMADVRDAMNSAQADFPEGAEQYSLTEINFSEFPIVIVNLTGAVPERTMARVAKDLQDELEALDSVLEAGIAGNRDEMLEVVIDPLRLEAYNVTADELINVVRNNNQLIAAGEVETAQGTFSVKIPSSFKTAQDVYGLPIKVNGDRVVTLGELAQINYTFEDRAGTARFNGEPTVALQVVKRKGFNLIDTVAQVKETIEQAKTKWPPELQAAVDLGTSNDQSRIVGSMVSQLEGSVLTAIALVMIVVLASLGTRAALLVGFAIPTSFLLCFAFLAVMGVSISNIVMFGLILAVGMLVDGAIVVVEYADKRIKQGVGPMHAYVEAAQRMFWPIVSSTATTLCAFLPMLFWPGVPGEFMGMLPVTLIFVLSASLIVALIYLPVMGGVSGRLSRVFDRSSIWLRARTPWWLRAVLVPPSLYMIFLGAMQTLNPDYLLPGGSIAGALLFLFGAFAGSVTLSAARIERKVEERVHTADEHTPFGHVVRFLVGNPIMPIVSLAAVFFAVYTVAFVWFPQESRGVEFFVESEPEQATAYVRARGNISLAEKDGMVLAAEDVIAAHPAVINVFSFAGEGGLNQNNGGAQEPADTVGRVQFEIIPWEDRPNVSESVLWGLFDRHFVAPEFDGDFVIDELNAQLAEIPGIVVEILPLEQGPASAKPVHLRIKGDGREDLTSATLNAREVFDTTPGLIKIEDTLPLPGIDWQIDVDVAKAGRFGADVATVGAMVQLVTRGILLGEMRPDSNDEEIEIRVRLPEEDRVLSTLDTLKVRTPDGLVPLSNFVSRKPVAKLAEINRVDQQRYYDVKADVEPGLSKVTTEGPDGELVRLAVVREAAEGYTPNGTVLNSGGGKSYELVQLTGADSVDQLISTVESGDAQFALINPNERIAVLTEWLETGPFSNSISWEWTGDQEEQAESGAFLVNAFMGALGLMFVILLAQFNSFYNSVLVLLAVVLSTTGVLIGMIVMEQPFSIIMTGTGIVALAGIVVNNNIVLIDTYQEYSTYMPRIEAIIRTAESRIRPVLLTTLTTMAGLTPMMFGLSLDFINGGYSIDSPTALWWKQLATAVVFGLGIATVLTLIVTPSLLALRVWVTTYAVWLSRLLARVTAGRSSQIAQDMAIGRSARQMQATEIVWEDESQSGRPEQDSGSDRPDHPSGPPLKAAE
- a CDS encoding DUF2147 domain-containing protein, whose product is MKKRLLPILIAVCLPVAVAADPIVGVWKTEPDRKNLTSHIKISACGDKFCGQILSAYDASGKEVQTPNIGKKLFWDVASEGSGKYGGGEFWVPLINVDAVPQMTLQGDTLLVKGCEHEICAHQTWSRL
- a CDS encoding LysM peptidoglycan-binding domain-containing protein — encoded protein: MNANSGNESSGNFIWGVIAGLVAVLGAGGLYLSGVFTNAPEPDANTPQETASVPAISEPADEAPKAAKEADEVTVAEPSNPDTASSEETPAPAEDLAEQAEEPAETEAAEVAEEVAAPAPAPVAPPVLDQIFVETDGTALLSGDAEPGSQIEVLLNGEVAHSFTVDGSGQFAEFVTIPFSDTAQGLVLQSTDGAQATRSDDYLIAALPKPIKEEPVAETTPEAQQSASEDAQEQVATVDETQPDADAAADVSEPETSEPGAATVETAELTDEAPQQDQQVAVLRSGEEGVELVQPPVVRDTPPEQVALDTIGYSETGDVQLTGRVQDGTAIRLYLNNRLVADLAPEQDGSWRSDLEGIDPGVYTLRVDAVNTDGTVLSRVETPFKREPLDVLQAATGTAQADTPQATPAIRSVTVQQGDTLWAISRDRFGDGVLYVRLFEANRDLIRDPDLIYPGQIFTIPE